A single window of Eucalyptus grandis isolate ANBG69807.140 chromosome 1, ASM1654582v1, whole genome shotgun sequence DNA harbors:
- the LOC120287807 gene encoding uncharacterized protein LOC120287807, whose translation MHVKILKKPMIPRLKMSASPRHRAFHPLRLHSFSMKLPPSLFSSMKMKTLLHTLLSHLPRLAIWKPSLLEIFPRKELYLDIMMNMQASLSKALINTNTLIHTLIFPYLRMVIRSLIPKAKSFAVTIVKAKRHLAVHSLKFPGLKRNKKKSLYGYGGSYRFYFNWSSRSHVLPAPAAVLAGCYSSRRLYCDLARNSSGALYGGHHQCEEEITGETELSRYLQWLEGKVFEDSGDGNDNSINNIDNLAEMFIEVGHEKFILEKQESDRSFQEMMARSL comes from the coding sequence ATGCACGTCAAGATCCTAAAGAAGCCCATGATTCCCAGGCTAAAGATGTCTGCTTCGCCGAGGCACAGAGCTTTCCATCCTCTGCGTCTTCATAGTTTCTCCATGAAGCTTCCACCTTCTCTCTTCAGCTCCATGAAGATGAAAACCCTCCTCCACACTCTCCTCAGTCACCTCCCAAGGCTCGCCATCTGGAAGCCCTCGCTTCTTGAGATCTTCCCAAGGAAAGAGCTTTATCTTGACATCATGATGAATATGCAAGCTTCACTCTCCAAAGCCTTGATCAACACCAACACCCTCATACACACTCTCATCTTCCCATACTTGAGGATGGTCATTCGCAGTCTCATACCAAAAGCCAAGTCCTTCGCGGTTACAATTGTGAAGGCTAAAAGACACCTTGCGGTTCACTCGCTCAAGTTTCCTGGGCTCAAGCGCAACAAGAAGAAAAGCCTCTATGGCTATGGTGGTTCATACAGGTTCTACTTCAACTGGTCTTCGAGGTCGCACGTCTTGCCTGCACCGGCTGCTGTTCTCGCCGGGTGTTACTCGAGCCGGCGTTTGTACTGTGACTTGGCAAGGAACAGTTCAGGCGCTTTGTACGGAGGTCACCATCAATGCGAGGAAGAAATTACCGGAGAGACAGAGTTGTCGAGGTACCTTCAGTGGCTGGAAGGGAAGGTTTTTGAAGATTCTGGTGATGGTAATGATAATAGCATTAATAATATTGACAATCTAGCTGAGATGTTCATTGAGGTGGGTCACGAGAAGTTCATACTGGAGAAGCAGGAGTCTGACAGGAGTTTCCAAGAAATGATGGCTAGGAGCCTCTAG
- the LOC104445817 gene encoding uncharacterized protein LOC104445817: MKASLKFREDQKPLIRAKVPLSILGLPFQSGVVAGEPRELALSLGTSFDSGPALRISYRPNDSANPFSLVVRTGTGPLGSPTASSMSMSAEFNLVHRGSPRFMLHFRPALGDFSVKKLQSSERPAKPGFWGGGGGAGARTVAAEEEDATIEVVEAPAAVNGGFLPENVTFFGKRITALTPDSPAGILSGLLSGMEVAARTRVPVRRNAAVSFRWGVRVPVEMEGGGVRPGSGFKLTKIPFLVMNKIGIEHVESTDSKAAAKAVPEPKFASGMDVAEACFSMKHQLEMLQAENGSLKMAIEDIRQEFSGRKSSSPVVGSDSSKYREFERNGNKHSIGRLDSRGNGKKPSMDSSAYSGKSMEAEEESKKAFKGASGP; the protein is encoded by the coding sequence ATGAAGGCTTCCCTGAAGTTCCGGGAGGACCAGAAGCCGCTGATCCGGGCCAAGGTCCCCCTCAGCATCCTCGGCCTCCCCTTCCAGTCCGGCGTCGTCGCCGGCGAGCCCCGGGAGCTCGCCCTCAGCCTCGGCACCTCCTTCGACTCCGGCCCCGCCCTCCGCATCTCCTACCGCCCCAACGACTCCGCCAACCCCTTCTCCCTCGTCGTCCGGACCGGCACCGGTCCGCTCGGCTCCCCGACCGCCAGCTCCATGTCCATGTCCGCCGAGTTCAACCTCGTCCACCGCGGGAGCCCCCGGTTCATGCTCCACTTCCGCCCCGCCCTCGGGGACTTCTCCGTCAAGAAGCTGCAATCCTCCGAGAGGCCCGCGAAGCCGGGGTTctggggcggcggcggcggcgctggCGCCCGCACCGTCGccgcggaggaggaggacgccACGATCGAGGTCGTGGAGGCGCCCGCCGCGGTGAACGGCGGGTTCTTGCCGGAGAACGTCACGTTCTTCGGGAAGAGGATAACGGCCCTGACGCCGGACTCCCCGGCGGGGATCTTGTCGGGGTTGCTGTCTGGAATGGAGGTGGCGGCCAGGACTAGGGTGCCGGTGAGGAGGAACGCCGCCGTCAGCTTCCGTTGGGGGGTTAGGGTTCCGGTGGAGATGGAGGGCGGGGGCGTTCGTCCCGGGTCGGGCTTTAAGCTGACGAAGATTCCGTTCCTGGTGATGAACAAGATCGGGATTGAGCACGTGGAGAGCACAGATTCCAAGGCGGCTGCCAAGGCGGTCCCGGAGCCGAAATTTGCAAGCGGCATGGACGTGGCAGAGGCTTGCTTCTCGATGAAGCACCAGCTGGAGATGTTGCAAGCCGAGAATGGGTCCCTGAAGATGGCGATAGAGGATATCCGGCAGGAGTTCTCGGGGAGGAAGTCGAGCTCGCCAGTGGTCGGGTCGGATTCAAGCAAGTACAGGGAATTCGAGAGGAATGGAAACAAGCATTCCATCGGTAGACTGGATAGTAGAGGCAATGGGAAGAAACCATCAATGGATTCAAGTGCTTATTCTGGGAAATCAATGGAAGCGGAGGAGGAGTCGAAGAAGGCATTCAAGGGAGCTTCTGGCCCTTGA